One stretch of Schlesneria sp. DSM 10557 DNA includes these proteins:
- a CDS encoding DUF1501 domain-containing protein, translating into MDPLLEYKLAMTRRHFFSRSATGLGAAALASCINPSIFASDVASEGGRETFGVMPAMHHAPKAKRVIWLFMADGPSQLDLWDYKPKLGEYFDKDLPESVRNGQRITTMTSGQTRFPVAPSMFKFSQHGQSGAWISELLPEMATVADDISIIKSMNTDAINHDPAITFMTTGSEISGRPSLGAWLSYGIGSPNQDLPSFVVLISRLASGGMNQALFSRMWASGFLPTKHAGVSMRSSGDPVLYLSNPPGVSGGIRRQMLDGLGELNQERLAEVGDPEIAARIAQYEMAYRMQTSVPELADISKEPKHVLEMYGPEVTQPGSFAYNCLLARRLAERGVRFTQVFLRGWDHHGSLPGQIRQLTKVADQPCAALIKDLKQRGMLEDTLLVWGGEFGRTVYSQGTLTKDNYGRDHHPRNFTMWMAGGGVKGGLVHGETDDFSYNITEKPVHVHDLNATILHLLGINHEKLTYRAQGRDFRLTDVHGKIVTDILA; encoded by the coding sequence ATGGACCCTTTACTCGAATACAAACTGGCAATGACGCGTCGGCACTTTTTCAGTCGATCCGCAACAGGCTTGGGGGCTGCCGCATTGGCCTCCTGCATAAATCCCAGCATTTTCGCCAGTGATGTGGCCAGCGAGGGTGGTCGTGAGACTTTTGGTGTGATGCCGGCGATGCACCACGCTCCAAAGGCCAAGCGAGTCATCTGGCTGTTCATGGCAGATGGTCCTTCGCAACTGGATCTGTGGGACTACAAGCCGAAACTGGGTGAGTACTTCGATAAGGATCTTCCCGAGTCGGTTCGGAATGGTCAGCGAATCACCACGATGACCTCGGGGCAGACGCGGTTTCCTGTTGCCCCCTCGATGTTCAAGTTTTCCCAGCATGGTCAGAGCGGTGCGTGGATCAGCGAACTGCTGCCAGAAATGGCCACGGTCGCCGACGACATCAGCATCATCAAGTCAATGAATACCGACGCGATTAACCATGATCCGGCGATTACGTTCATGACGACCGGCAGTGAGATTTCAGGCCGTCCATCGCTGGGAGCCTGGTTATCCTACGGCATCGGCAGTCCGAATCAGGATTTGCCGTCGTTCGTCGTACTCATCTCGCGACTCGCTTCGGGGGGAATGAATCAGGCGTTGTTCTCACGGATGTGGGCTTCGGGCTTTCTGCCCACCAAGCATGCCGGGGTGTCGATGCGGTCCTCGGGTGATCCCGTGCTGTATCTGTCCAACCCTCCGGGGGTCAGTGGAGGAATCCGTCGCCAGATGCTGGACGGACTGGGGGAACTGAACCAGGAACGTCTGGCCGAAGTGGGTGATCCGGAAATTGCTGCCCGTATCGCCCAGTACGAGATGGCTTACCGTATGCAGACCTCCGTCCCGGAACTGGCCGACATCTCGAAAGAACCGAAGCATGTGCTCGAGATGTACGGGCCTGAAGTCACCCAGCCAGGTTCCTTCGCCTACAACTGTCTGCTGGCCCGACGACTGGCCGAACGAGGCGTTCGGTTTACCCAGGTCTTCCTCCGCGGTTGGGACCATCACGGCAGCTTGCCAGGACAGATTCGCCAACTGACGAAAGTTGCGGACCAACCCTGTGCGGCGCTGATCAAGGACCTCAAGCAACGCGGGATGTTGGAAGACACCTTGCTCGTGTGGGGAGGCGAGTTTGGGCGTACCGTTTACAGCCAGGGGACCCTGACGAAAGACAACTACGGCCGCGACCATCACCCGCGAAACTTCACAATGTGGATGGCAGGTGGGGGTGTCAAAGGGGGCCTGGTGCACGGGGAGACCGACGACTTCAGCTACAACATTACGGAAAAACCCGTTCATGTGCATGATCTGAATGCCACGATTCTGCACCTGCTGGGCATCAATCACGAGAAGCTGACATACCGGGCACAGGGGCGGGATTTCCGTCTGACCGATGTCCATGGAAAGATCGTGACCGACATCCTGGCCTGA
- a CDS encoding thioredoxin family protein, with amino-acid sequence MQHRVSLRGRATASLWTMLVATLLVVVACSWITATSISAQAADPNNILLDFSAKWCGPCQQMSPIVSKLERQGYSIRQVDIDVEKGLAEKYHIESIPCFVLIANGREISRINGMTDEKKLKSMLMMLPKQNGDDAMASLPPSRKGQALPETKGESRSGDDKKLFPKIAPLFSKSKGPKKAPADEPETFRLQNADASPKMDQISREAFAASTRIRVLDGSHIHYGSGTVIESKPGRAIILSCGHILRNLGKKAVIEVDLFPEPNTKPQVAVAEIIDYDLDADVGLLSIPCDNRLPVVKLGFGPGVPQVEDRVFSIGCGGGKLPSLEEHVVTGINSVVGPDNIECTGIPEQGRSGGGLFLGREQVGICIFADANYKRGIYAGMKPVAQMLAKAKLGHLVPKGMVKEAEAQEEIAAVAPEDEEPLLGSPEEIEPEGAEHEGDIAGEMLAEALRDSAPGSSLPGAAGDYVDAEIVCIIRPKQPGVASRVVIVNQASTRFVDDLLHESTSNPRPTAVAASNKSKTKAPIRRTNAVASNTASQRATTRKGPVATADMSRPQRNFETSFEARRGSRN; translated from the coding sequence ATGCAGCATCGAGTTTCTCTGCGCGGTCGTGCGACCGCTTCGCTCTGGACAATGCTCGTTGCAACTCTCCTGGTGGTGGTCGCGTGCAGTTGGATTACGGCGACCAGCATCTCTGCTCAGGCCGCAGACCCCAACAATATTCTCCTGGACTTCTCGGCCAAGTGGTGTGGCCCGTGTCAGCAGATGAGTCCCATCGTTTCCAAGCTTGAACGTCAGGGTTACTCCATCCGTCAGGTGGATATCGACGTGGAAAAGGGACTCGCAGAGAAGTACCACATCGAGAGCATCCCCTGCTTCGTGCTGATTGCCAACGGTCGCGAGATCAGCCGTATCAATGGGATGACTGATGAGAAAAAGCTGAAAAGCATGCTCATGATGTTGCCCAAGCAGAATGGCGATGACGCGATGGCCAGCCTTCCCCCCTCCCGGAAGGGTCAGGCTTTGCCCGAAACGAAGGGGGAATCCCGTTCAGGTGACGACAAGAAGCTGTTTCCAAAGATTGCTCCCCTGTTCTCTAAGTCCAAGGGCCCTAAGAAAGCTCCTGCAGATGAGCCCGAAACCTTTCGACTCCAGAACGCCGACGCCTCGCCGAAAATGGATCAGATTTCCCGTGAAGCGTTTGCTGCCAGTACGCGGATTCGGGTCCTGGACGGGTCGCACATCCACTACGGCTCAGGGACGGTGATCGAAAGCAAGCCCGGCCGGGCGATCATTCTTAGCTGCGGTCACATTCTGCGGAACCTGGGAAAGAAGGCGGTCATCGAAGTTGACCTGTTCCCCGAGCCCAACACCAAGCCGCAGGTCGCCGTGGCAGAAATCATTGATTATGACCTCGACGCGGATGTCGGTCTGCTGTCGATTCCCTGCGACAATCGTCTGCCCGTGGTCAAACTCGGTTTTGGGCCCGGTGTTCCCCAGGTCGAAGACCGTGTCTTCAGCATCGGCTGTGGCGGTGGAAAGCTTCCTTCGCTGGAAGAGCACGTGGTGACCGGGATCAATAGTGTGGTGGGTCCTGACAACATCGAATGCACCGGGATACCAGAACAGGGTCGCTCGGGGGGAGGCTTGTTTCTGGGGCGCGAGCAAGTCGGAATCTGTATCTTCGCTGATGCGAATTACAAACGAGGCATCTATGCCGGGATGAAGCCGGTTGCCCAGATGCTGGCAAAGGCGAAGCTGGGGCATCTGGTACCGAAAGGCATGGTCAAAGAGGCAGAGGCACAGGAAGAGATCGCTGCCGTCGCTCCGGAAGACGAAGAGCCGCTCCTGGGAAGTCCTGAGGAGATTGAGCCGGAAGGGGCCGAGCACGAGGGGGATATTGCCGGCGAGATGCTCGCCGAGGCACTGCGCGATTCTGCTCCCGGTTCCTCGTTACCGGGCGCAGCGGGTGACTATGTCGATGCCGAAATCGTATGCATCATTCGTCCCAAGCAGCCTGGAGTCGCCAGTCGGGTCGTCATCGTCAATCAGGCCAGCACCCGCTTCGTTGACGACCTGCTGCACGAATCGACCAGCAACCCCCGTCCGACGGCTGTTGCCGCCAGCAACAAGTCGAAGACCAAGGCCCCCATTCGAAGGACAAACGCTGTCGCTTCGAATACGGCATCGCAGCGTGCGACGACGCGAAAAGGGCCTGTCGCCACAGCAGACATGTCGCGGCCTCAGCGGAATTTTGAAACCTCATTCGAGGCTCGCAGAGGAAGCCGCAACTAA